In the genome of Bradyrhizobium arachidis, one region contains:
- a CDS encoding response regulator, whose protein sequence is MRILLVDHHADFGRAVKETLLNCGFAVDVTRTLDEASAALDCANYHMILLDSFLPDGDGLDWLKQLRREGRSMPTMMMSNLNDLSRRIAIFNAGADDFLPKPVSIDELVARMRAILRRSTQMTAPVVTFGNLHFDPIARQVSVGGRVLRIARREVCILEHLLNRAGRTVPRASLEESLYAFDDEVSTNALEVGIYRLRTHLSQAGATLRIKTARGVGYTLELVGAASAA, encoded by the coding sequence ATGCGAATTCTCCTGGTTGATCATCATGCGGACTTTGGCCGCGCCGTGAAGGAAACGCTGCTGAATTGCGGGTTCGCCGTCGACGTGACGCGGACGCTGGATGAGGCGTCGGCCGCGTTGGATTGCGCGAACTACCACATGATACTGCTCGACTCCTTCTTGCCCGATGGAGATGGTTTGGACTGGTTGAAGCAGTTGCGGCGCGAAGGACGATCAATGCCGACTATGATGATGAGCAATCTCAATGATCTCAGTCGGCGGATTGCGATCTTCAACGCCGGAGCGGATGATTTTCTGCCCAAACCCGTTTCTATCGACGAGCTCGTTGCTCGCATGCGAGCTATTCTGCGACGATCAACGCAGATGACGGCGCCGGTGGTGACATTCGGGAATCTGCATTTCGATCCGATCGCGAGACAAGTCTCCGTCGGTGGACGAGTACTGAGAATTGCGCGCCGCGAAGTGTGCATTCTTGAACATTTGCTCAACCGCGCGGGCCGTACCGTGCCGCGCGCATCGCTCGAAGAAAGCTTGTATGCATTTGACGACGAGGTCTCGACCAATGCGCTGGAAGTCGGGATTTATCGCCTGCGCACGCATTTGAGCCAGGCGGGTGCAACGCTCAGGATCAAGACCGCGCGCGGTGTCGGTTACACCCTTGAACTCGTTGGCGCAGCATCGGCTGCCTAG
- a CDS encoding VirK family protein, whose translation MKITGKGLTILLSLLSVASASALARADEPSPKYTEVLNALQAGKNVKLILDMSHCSPAEGGKPASATQAGLVINAFRVTVQNGISFSNAHQTVDSSGHAVTEYIRHSLSREGKLTVRASKLVVGTTELVNQGEFICELPDGAKFIW comes from the coding sequence ATGAAGATTACCGGCAAAGGACTGACGATCCTGTTGTCCTTGCTTTCGGTCGCAAGCGCTAGCGCTCTGGCGAGAGCCGATGAGCCCTCGCCGAAATACACCGAGGTGCTCAATGCCCTGCAGGCGGGGAAGAATGTGAAGCTCATACTGGACATGAGCCACTGTAGCCCCGCGGAGGGCGGCAAACCTGCATCGGCGACGCAGGCCGGTCTGGTTATCAATGCATTCAGGGTGACGGTCCAGAATGGAATCAGCTTCTCCAATGCTCACCAAACGGTCGACAGCTCTGGACATGCTGTGACCGAGTACATCCGCCATAGCCTTAGCCGCGAAGGCAAGCTGACGGTGCGAGCCTCGAAGCTTGTTGTCGGAACCACCGAGCTTGTGAACCAAGGCGAATTCATCTGCGAACTGCCGGATGGCGCAAAGTTCATCTGGTAA
- a CDS encoding NtaA/DmoA family FMN-dependent monooxygenase (This protein belongs to a clade of FMN-dependent monooxygenases, within a broader family of flavin-dependent oxidoreductases, the luciferase-like monooxygenase (LMM) family, some of whose members use coenzyme F420 rather than FMN.) — translation MLHLGLNLHGAGGHSAAWRWPGTNPSAFFDIEHYVRAAKIAEHGLMDAVFLADTPAISSDITHQPPLNGLEPTLVLAVIARETDRIGLIATASTTYNEPYNLARRFQSLDVISRGRVAWNAVTTSSPATVANFGGREVGRADRYRRAEDFVETVRALWLSWSGEIVIADQAAGVYADQSQFRLLDPATNSFGIRGPLTHPASPQGHPVIVQAGGSDPGLRLGARSADVVFAAAGDLSTAMQEAERLRALSRQFGRPAAPLILPGLVTCIGGTEEEAVRRKKNLDGLLDMERAIAALARSMGVAVEKLSLERPIPEEILPAADDVPFSVGHHRTIETLARQGRTVREIISSVQAFGHRVLVGAPEQIANSIEAWFRAGAVDGFNIIPDVLQDGTSAFVDNVVPILQKRGLFRKEYRGQTLREHFGLSIPFGPARATASPPL, via the coding sequence ATGCTTCATCTTGGCTTAAATCTTCATGGTGCCGGTGGTCATTCCGCCGCATGGCGCTGGCCGGGCACGAATCCAAGCGCCTTTTTCGACATCGAGCACTACGTTCGCGCTGCGAAGATTGCGGAGCATGGTCTGATGGATGCTGTATTCCTCGCCGACACCCCCGCGATAAGTTCCGACATCACGCACCAGCCGCCGCTTAATGGGCTCGAACCGACGCTGGTTCTCGCTGTGATTGCACGTGAAACGGATCGGATTGGTCTGATTGCGACGGCGTCGACTACCTACAACGAACCATACAATCTTGCCCGGCGCTTCCAATCGCTCGATGTCATCAGCCGCGGGCGCGTTGCGTGGAATGCGGTCACGACGTCGAGTCCGGCGACGGTTGCGAACTTTGGCGGCCGAGAGGTTGGGCGAGCGGATCGCTACAGACGTGCGGAGGACTTCGTTGAAACGGTCCGTGCTCTCTGGCTGAGCTGGAGCGGCGAGATAGTCATCGCCGATCAGGCTGCGGGCGTTTACGCAGATCAGAGCCAATTTCGCCTGCTCGATCCCGCTACCAATAGTTTCGGCATCCGGGGCCCACTTACGCATCCCGCTTCGCCTCAAGGCCACCCAGTCATCGTTCAGGCTGGCGGTTCGGATCCCGGATTACGGCTTGGCGCCCGCAGTGCAGATGTCGTGTTTGCGGCAGCCGGGGACTTGTCAACGGCGATGCAGGAGGCAGAGCGCCTGCGCGCGCTTTCTCGGCAATTCGGCCGCCCTGCGGCCCCGCTCATCCTGCCAGGACTTGTCACCTGTATCGGGGGTACCGAGGAAGAAGCGGTTCGTCGCAAGAAAAACCTTGACGGACTCCTCGATATGGAGCGCGCCATCGCTGCTCTTGCACGAAGCATGGGCGTGGCAGTCGAGAAGCTCAGCCTCGAAAGGCCAATCCCGGAGGAGATCTTGCCTGCTGCAGATGATGTTCCGTTTTCTGTCGGTCACCATCGCACGATTGAGACTCTGGCGCGTCAAGGTCGGACGGTTCGCGAAATCATTAGCAGCGTTCAAGCGTTTGGGCACCGCGTGCTCGTGGGTGCGCCCGAGCAGATCGCAAACTCGATTGAGGCATGGTTTCGCGCTGGCGCGGTTGATGGTTTCAACATCATTCCGGACGTGCTGCAAGATGGCACTTCAGCGTTTGTCGACAATGTGGTGCCCATCCTGCAGAAGCGCGGGCTCTTTCGCAAAGAATATCGTGGGCAGACGCTGCGAGAGCATTTCGGGCTTTCCATTCCGTTCGGGCCGGCACGAGCCACAGCTAGCCCACCGCTATGA